In Vigna unguiculata cultivar IT97K-499-35 chromosome 3, ASM411807v1, whole genome shotgun sequence, a single genomic region encodes these proteins:
- the LOC114179288 gene encoding IAA-amino acid hydrolase ILR1-like 4: MDHLRLILLLFLFLPTCFSFTFQTPSINEFTNQSSSLRQQILELANSPSTVKWIKRIRREIHEHPELANEEFRTSALIRRELDQLGVAYHWPVAGTGVVAKLGSGSPPFVALRADMDALPIQERVDWEHKSKVDGKMHACAHDAHVAMLLGAAKILQEMKDMLQTTVVLIFQPAEEKGTGAREMIREKVLEDVGAILGLHLVAEYETGVVASRPGEFLAGCGGFKAKISGKRGLSGVSQDCYDPVLAASTSVISLQTIVSREVDPLDSQVLSVAMINAGYAHDIIPDSATFGGTFRAFSKKSFYGLRKRIEEVIKGQAEVHRCYAEVEFLGNEHPTIPPTTNDVRIYELAHQVSSKIVGEDNIEFAPLFTGSEDFAFYLEKVPGTFLLLGTRNDKRGSTYTAHSPYFFIDEDVLPIGAAIHAAFALSYHS, encoded by the exons ATGGACCATCTTAGACTTATTCTCCTACTCTTCCTGTTCCTACCCACCTGCTTCTCTTTCACGTTTCAAACTCCTTCAATCAATGAGTTTACCAATCAAAGTTCTTCTCTGAGGCAGCAGATTCTGGAGCTAGCTAACAGTCCTAGCACGGTGAAATGGATCAAGAGAATAAGGAGGGAAATCCATGAACACCCAGAGCTTGCAAATGAGGAGTTCAGGACAAGTGCTCTCATCAGGCGCGAGCTGGACCAGTTGGGTGTTGCTTACCACTGGCCTGTGGCTGGGACTGGTGTCGTTGCCAAACTTGGTTCTGGGTCTCCTCCTTTTGTTGCTCTTAGAGCAGACATGGATGCTTTGCCAATTCAG GAAAGGGTTGATTGGGAGCATAAGAGCAAAGTAGATGGAAAAATGCATGCTTGTGCACACGATGCACATGTTGCCATGCTACTTGGGGCAGCAAAGATACTGCAAGAAATGAAGGACATGTTACAG ACTACTGTTGTTCTAATATTCCAACCAGCAGAGGAAAAAGGCACAGGAGCAAGAGAAATGATCCGAGAAAAGGTGCTTGAAGATGTTGGGGCTATTCTTGGGTTGCACTTGGTGGCAGAGTATGAAACAGGTGTTGTTGCATCTCGGCCAGGGGAGTTTTTAGCTGGATGTGGAGGCTTCAAAGCAAAGATCAGTGGAAAACGAGGCTTATCAGGAGTTTCTCAGGATTGTTATGATCCAGTTTTGGCAGCTTCAACATCAGTTATTAGCTTGCAAACCATTGTTTCGAGGGAGGTTGATCCTTTGGATTCTCAG GTGCTTTCTGTGGCCATGATCAATGCAGGGTATGCTCACGACATAATCCCTGATTCAGCTACATTTGGAGGTACTTTTAGAGCATTCAGCAAAAAGAGTTTCTATGGACTGAGGAAAAGGATAGAAGAG GTTATCAAAGGGCAAGCAGAAGTACATAGGTGCTATGCTGAGGTTGAGTTCTTAGGTAATGAACATCCCACAATCCCTCCAACCACAAATGATGTAAGAATATACGAACTAGCACACCAAGTCTCTAGTAAGATTGTTGGAGAAGATAATATAGAATTTGCTCCTCTCTTCACTGGAAGTGAAGATTTTGCATTTTACTTGGAAAAAGTACCAGGCACATTCCTTCTTCTGGGCACACGAAATGACAAGAGGGGATCCACATATACTGCTCATAGTCCTTACTTTTTCATTGATGAAGATGTGCTTCCCATTGGGGCTGCAATACATGCAGCTTTTGCTCTTTCATACCATTCTTAG